TAGCTAGGAGGACCTTAGGCTAGCTAGGAGGACCTTAGGCTAGCTAGGAGGACCTTAGGCTAGCTAGGAGGACCTTAGGCTAGCTAGGAGGACCTTAGGCTAGCTAGGAGGACCTTAGGCTAGCTAGGAGGACCTTAGGCTAGCTAGGAGGACCTTAGGCTAGCTAGGAGGACCTTAGGCTAGCTAGGAGGACCTTAGGCTAGCTAGGAGGACCTTAGGCTAGCTAGGAGGACCTTAGGCTAGCTAGGAGGACCTTAGGCTAGCTAGGAGGACCTTAGGCTAGCTAGGAGGACCTTAGGCTAGCTAGGAGGACCTTAGGCTAGCTAGGAGGACCTTAGGCTAGCTAGGAGGACCTTAGGCTAGCTAGGAGGACCTTAGGCTAGCTAGGAGGACCTTAGGCTAGCTAGGAGGACCTTAGGCTAGCTAGGAGGACCTTAGGCTAGCTAGGAGGACCTTAGGCTAGCTAGGAGGACCTTAGGCTAGCTAGGAGGACCTTAGGCTAGCTAGGAGGACCTTAGGCTAGCTAGGAGGACCTTAGGCTAGCTAGGAGGACCTTAGGCTAGCTAGGAGGACCTTAGGCTAGCTAGGAGGACCTTAGGCTAGCTAGGAGGACCTTAGGCTAGCTAGGAGGACCTTAGGCTAGCTAGGAGGACCTTAGGCTAGCTAGGAGGACCTTGGATTTTGCTACCAAGccgataattataataataatttatagaaatagtacaaaaatatatatttgtgggGCAGAATGTGTTCTCACTAATGTTTCTAACGGCTTTTTACTCCCAACAATATGGTTAAGGCCTAACCACGTTACACCAAGAGGGTCGCACACAGTGGCCAGTATCATATTCCCATTTGGACTGCTCCCCAGCAAGCAAGACGACATGAGAACACTGTGCTCTAATTATAATACTGCCCCACAGACCTGCTTCATTAAGCGGTGACTAAGACTTAGTAGTAGTGATGTAATGGAGTATTTGAAGAATTTTAGATATTGGTCACTAGTGGTCAGTTTGTTTGCAGTTGCCAGTGGATCACAATTAGACCTACTTAGAGGAAAGCTAATTGGAGACAAACGCTAAAAAACTGAAACATTTGGCTAACAATTAGATAAAAGCTAAACATTTTAGGCAGACAAACGACAGagtatatgatttacattgtaGTGTATCTAGATAGGTGCTGCTCCTAGATTTGGTGCTGGTCAATATTGACAGAGGAAGCTTCTGAAGATCTGGGGAGGACTAGTCTAACACTGACCTGTTGTTCTGCAATGAGGGAGGTCTTGAGGTTCTGCATCTCCtcgttcttcctcctctccaggaGCTCCAGCTGGGTGTGCAGCGAGGCTGTCTCCTGCTGCAGATGCTCCTGCAATGCAGAGTCCAGGGAGAGAGGAGCCCCTGCATCAGACCCCCGACCCTCTGTCTGTACCTCCGACAACCCTGCCTCtctgagggacacacacagacacaagtaacaggcagacagacacagacacaagtagcaggcagacagacacgaAGCAGGCGGACAGACACGAAGCAGGCGGTCAGACACAAGAAGCAGGCGGGCAGACACAAGAAGCAGGCGGGCAGACACAAGAAGCAGGCGGGCAGACACAAGAAGCAGGCGGGCAGACACAAGAAGCAGGCGGGCAGACACAAGAAGCAGgcgggcagacagagagacacgggcagacacagagacacgggcagacacagagacaagggcagacacagagacacgggcagacacagagacacgggCAGACCCAGAGACAcgggcagacacagagacacgggCAGGCAGACAAAGacgggcagacaggcaggcagacacacaggcagacacacaagcaggcagacacacaggcagacacacaagcaggcaggcagacagagacacaagcaggcaggcagacagagacacaagcaggcaggcaggcagagacacaagcaggaaggcaggcagagacacaggcagagacacaggcagagacacacacacaccgggtcAAAATAAATACTAACTCCTCACAACTTAAACTCACGATAATCCCTTTGGCAACAGGTATGTCAAAAACATCCAACCACATGCACGCTTGACTCAGTATACTGTACAAGCACTGGTTTCCCCTAGCATTTAACACAGGCCCTTTTTTCATGATGAAAACATTGCACTTAGCAGTACCCCAACCCAAAATGCAGCTATGCCACATTACAAAAGTGCTATTTTCAGCGTATACTACAGCTCACTGAAGTCAACACAGACTGAAGTCTGGGTGGGAATCACTCAAATGTTTGCTATATTAGATACAGTGTATCACATGGAGAAGCTAATGTCACAGCTAATAATGATCTGTATAAATAGTTACCTTGTTCATTACAAGGCGAATGACATGTTTATAGCAAATCACTGTTTAATGCAAGTAGAGAGCAGTGGGGCATTCATCAGCTCTTACCTTTCAGAGGATTGTCTTTCCTGAAGGTCACATTCAAGTTGTCTAATTTTGTCTGACAgtcttttctccatctcctccttctgttGCTTTAAGTCTTTAAAGTCATCTGGTACAGCAGCCTTCAAGGCCTTCTCTTTCTCCAAACGTTCCTGGGCTGTTTGTGTGTCCTGCTCTATTCTTTTGGCGAGCAGGTCGTTCTCCACCTGCAAATCGCAGATAACAGTCCTTAAGTGTTGTTCCTGCTCCTCAGAACTCCCCCGCTGCTTCTCCTTATCTTCGCACAGTGCCACTGTCTGCAAGTCGAGGTCTCGCTGGAGGTTCTGCAGCTGCTCAACACGGCTCCTCTCAGTGTCCAGGGTCTGCTGCTGCAGGGCGTTCAGCTCTCTGTGGAGTTGGTTCCTCTCCTCTTCGTGCCTGTCCACCAACTCAGAGATACACTGGTCCTTCTCCATCATCCTCCTCAGCTCAGCCAGGTCGGTCTCGTATTCCTCGTTCCTGGCCTGCAGCTGCCTGTTAACCTGGGCTAGCTGTTCGCTGAGGGACTGGGTCTCAGCCTCCACGGTGGCCTTCCCCACATTGGCCTCCTGCTGCCCCTGCTTGGCCTCCTCATACAGCAgcctcacctcctctgtctcagACTCCTTCAGGGCCAGCTCCACCTCCAGCTTGCAGCGCAGGTCAGCCAGCTCGATGACCCGGGCCTCCAGGTCCCTCAGCTGGCAGTCCCTCTCTGTCAGGGTGGCGGTGTGCAGGTCAGTGACCTCGCTCAGCTTGGCCCTGTTCTCTGTGGCCAGATGCTCCAGGGCATCCTGGTTCTCCCGGGCCAGGGTATCTAGCTGGGCCTGGTGCTgatgcctcatcctctcctccagctcctgcAGGTGGGACTGCTGGGCCCCCTCCAGCTCCTGGCGGATCTTCTGCTGGCCGCGCTCGATCTCAATGTGCAGCGTCTCCAGCTGGCTGGCCAGGGAGTCTCTGGAGGCGGCCAGGGAGTCTCTGGAGGCAGCCAGGGTCTGCACCTCTTGGGCCTGATCGCTGATCTTCTGCTTTAGGACCCTGGCCGTTTGAGTGTGTCCGTTCTGTGCCTCGGCCCaatcctctctctcgacctccagCTGGGTGAGCTCCTTCTTCTTGTGCTCCAGCAGCCCCTCCAGTTCCAGCATGGCCCGCTGCACGTCTTTCACAATGTTCTTGTTGACCTGGTTCTCTTCCATCAGGGCCTGAAGCTGATTCTCGTGGTCCTGCTGCAGGGAGAGGAGCTCGGCCtggtgctcctcctcctctctcttacgGATGGTGTCCACCATGTTGCGCACCTCAATGGTCATGGTCTTCAGGGCGAAGCCAAAGTCTCGCTGCTCCTTCAGCAGCAGGTCTCTGTGGCAGTACAGGTCATCCTTGACGCTCCGCAGGTTGGTCTGGGACTCCTCGGCAGCAGTGCGGTACTTCTCCATGCTCAGCTTTAGAGCGGCCATCTTGGAGTTCTCCCTCTCTAAAGTGGTGGTGTCATGCATGCGCTTGCTGTCGATGGCGTTGATGACCGAAGAGTACAGCGACTCCACCATCATCCCTGGGCTGGTGGGGTCGCTGATGGGGGTGGGCGAGTTTTCGATCACAAACTCGTTGACCGCCGACATGAAGTCTGACTCGGGGCTCTCAGCCAGGGAGTCCAGGTCCAGGGAACCGGCCTGCTGCAGGACAGGGTCCATGTTGGGGTGGCCAATGGTCTCAAAGTCGAAGGTTTGGGCGTCGATGCTGTCTGGGGACAGGTCCTCCAGCGTGGTGGGGCCGTGGCCAGGGAGGGGCTGGCAGAGTGGGCccgggagactgagagaggatgGGGTCATGGAGGAGGTAAAGGTGGTCCCCGGGGTGCTGTTGGACCGCGTGGTTAACGGGGTCACCGCTGCCGTGGATCTCTGAGCACTCTGGCTGCACGACACCTGGAGGAACAGAAATGAGAAGGGGAGTGAGTGAAGAATATGCAATTAAGGGACAGTGATCTCTGTGCTTTGGGATTATTTCCAGTGCATATTCCATTGTAGATTGTGATTACCCTTTGTTCGCTCAGTAAGTCAGTGATAGTTCGAGACATCTCGTCCACACTGGCAGCTTGAGTAGCTAGCACCAACTGCTGAAGCATCTCCACGTGCTGGTGCAAAGGCTCAAAGTCACACAGTGTTGGAAGCCTGGGGAAAAGTACCAGGTTTATTGCACTGCATATTGGGTTATTGCACTGCATATTGGGTTATTGCACTGCATATTGGGTTATTGCACTGCACATTGGGTTATTGCACTGCATATTGCAACAGATAATACAGCCAAGTGTTCACAAGTTAACTAAAACGTAAGGCAGGCATGCCTGGTTATTGCTTCACGATGCACGAGAGAAACCACGGCCTACCTGAGGAAAGGCTGCACCTCTGTAGGACAACAGGTCTTTAAGTACTGCAGGTCACCAAGGGAAATATCTGGAAGCTCAAAGTCAAACTTTCTGGGCTTTCGCGTCTACATGATAAAAGAGGgataaacaacaaaaacaagaGAAATGTATTAGATTACAATATTTGGGGAATTAAATAGATGTTTTAAAAAACTGCAATTGACTGACTACTTACGCAAAATGAAGTGGGGGGCCATGAGTCAAGTCCTCTAAACAAGCGATTTCTGAGAAAAGATTTCCCTGCAAAGAGGATCACAGAGCTTTATGTCAGCTCAGCTGTTGGTAGGAATGAACGTATGTTCATTTCAGGGGGGACACTCGTTAAATATCATCAaatgggatttttttatttttataaaaggAACTTACTGAACAACTTGCCAAACGTTTCCCTTTTACACTTCTCAGTCTCATAGAGACGTTTTCCATTCTTCACGAGAGCACAGGcccactgaggagagagagaagaacagaagaGCACAATTTACAACATTTTCCCTCCAATTTGAGTTTCACCGCATATCTGTAGGCCCAGCTGGAGGTTGAGGGTTGTTTCAGGTCTGCAAGTTGGAACTGAGGGGAGATGTGGGTTGGGATTGAGTTTTGAGAAGTGGTCACATTATGGTCCTGTGCTCTGACCTCTCTGTAGTGGCCTATGAAGATCTTCCTGCGGACCACCTCCACCACAGCCAGGCAGTACATCTGAGGCACGGTGCTGAGGGCGTCCACCACCCGGA
This DNA window, taken from Oncorhynchus tshawytscha isolate Ot180627B linkage group LG10, Otsh_v2.0, whole genome shotgun sequence, encodes the following:
- the LOC112260618 gene encoding RB1-inducible coiled-coil protein 1-like isoform X2, which translates into the protein MKLYVFQVNNGSTLTFDTELAVQTVLDLKHAIQVKYKIATQHQVLVVNGGECMVAERRVCSYSAGTDTNPIFLFNKEMILCDRAPTIPKTTFSIENEMELKVEESLMMPAVFHTVASRTQLAVEMFEVAKKLSSFCERLVHDEHLQHQGWAAIMANLDDCTLSYQKLLWKFDTAYMNYQQDFEDIKLKLTKLGTAVSVMAKIPLLECLTRHSYRECLEKSCSTPAKDSDETEEEKSTDSVLCATPTETQRSSTKLPTSVCAPGAGGSPDTAQAQEGSEMTDSSGLRAALQEADSPERANPPSFNVTLLDWINVQDRPNDVESVVRKCFDSINRLDPRIIQPFLSECRDTIAKLDNQNMKAIKGLEDRLYALDQMIASCNKLVNEQKELAQGFLANQKRAENLKDTSVLPDLCLSHANQLMIMLTNHRKLLDIKQKCTTAKQELANNLQVRLKWCCYVMLHADQDGEKLQALLRLLTELMERVRVVDALSTVPQMYCLAVVEVVRRKIFIGHYREWACALVKNGKRLYETEKCKRETFGKLFRKSFLRNRLFRGLDSWPPTSFCTRKPRKFDFELPDISLGDLQYLKTCCPTEVQPFLRLPTLCDFEPLHQHVEMLQQLVLATQAASVDEMSRTITDLLSEQRVSCSQSAQRSTAAVTPLTTRSNSTPGTTFTSSMTPSSLSLPGPLCQPLPGHGPTTLEDLSPDSIDAQTFDFETIGHPNMDPVLQQAGSLDLDSLAESPESDFMSAVNEFVIENSPTPISDPTSPGMMVESLYSSVINAIDSKRMHDTTTLERENSKMAALKLSMEKYRTAAEESQTNLRSVKDDLYCHRDLLLKEQRDFGFALKTMTIEVRNMVDTIRKREEEEHQAELLSLQQDHENQLQALMEENQVNKNIVKDVQRAMLELEGLLEHKKKELTQLEVEREDWAEAQNGHTQTARVLKQKISDQAQEVQTLAASRDSLAASRDSLASQLETLHIEIERGQQKIRQELEGAQQSHLQELEERMRHQHQAQLDTLARENQDALEHLATENRAKLSEVTDLHTATLTERDCQLRDLEARVIELADLRCKLEVELALKESETEEVRLLYEEAKQGQQEANVGKATVEAETQSLSEQLAQVNRQLQARNEEYETDLAELRRMMEKDQCISELVDRHEEERNQLHRELNALQQQTLDTERSRVEQLQNLQRDLDLQTVALCEDKEKQRGSSEEQEQHLRTVICDLQVENDLLAKRIEQDTQTAQERLEKEKALKAAVPDDFKDLKQQKEEMEKRLSDKIRQLECDLQERQSSEREAGLSEVQTEGRGSDAGAPLSLDSALQEHLQQETASLHTQLELLERRKNEEMQNLKTSLIAEQQTNFNTVLTREKLKKEQIINDLTEKLRKVTQQQEKDKGLIETLSEDRAIVMQEKKQLEEDLNRLRSTALVSSAYYSPNLLALEPTGAGPGPGHCPGPGTEVEFGAGACYSVPFLDTDRPASVAATREDDKVDSAVEASMVTVHDNILMMSEEKQRILLLERTLHMKEEENKRLSQRLMSQSMSSVSSRHSEKIAIRDFQVGDLVLIILDERHDNYVLFTVGPTLYFLHSESLTALDLKPASGASRRPWVLGKVMEKEYCQAKKAQNRFKVPLGTKFYRVKAVSWNKKV
- the LOC112260618 gene encoding RB1-inducible coiled-coil protein 1-like isoform X1, with the translated sequence MKLYVFQVNNGSTLTFDTELAVQTVLDLKHAIQVKYKIATQHQVLVVNGGECMVAERRVCSYSAGTDTNPIFLFNKEMILCDRAPTIPKTTFSIENEMELKVEESLMMPAVFHTVASRTQLAVEMFEVAKKLSSFCERLVHDEHLQHQGWAAIMANLDDCTLSYQKLLWKFDTAYMNYQQDFEDIKLKLTKLGTAVSVMAKIPLLECLTRHSYRECLEKSCSTPAKDSDETEEEKSTDSVLCATPTETQRSSTKLPTSVCAPGAGGSPDTAQAQEGSEMTDSSGLRAALQEADSPERANPPSFNVTLLDWINVQDRPNDVESVVRKCFDSINRLDPRIIQPFLSECRDTIAKLDNQNMKAIKGLEDRLYALDQMIASCNKLVNEQKELAQGFLANQKRAENLKDTSVLPDLCLSHANQLMIMLTNHRKLLDIKQKCTTAKQELANNLQVRLKWCCYVMLHADQDGEKLQALLRLLTELMERVRVVDALSTVPQMYCLAVVEVVRRKIFIGHYREWACALVKNGKRLYETEKCKRETFGKLFRKSFLRNRLFRGLDSWPPTSFCTRKPRKFDFELPDISLGDLQYLKTCCPTEVQPFLRLPTLCDFEPLHQHVEMLQQLVLATQAASVDEMSRTITDLLSEQRVSCSQSAQRSTAAVTPLTTRSNSTPGTTFTSSMTPSSLSLPGPLCQPLPGHGPTTLEDLSPDSIDAQTFDFETIGHPNMDPVLQQAGSLDLDSLAESPESDFMSAVNEFVIENSPTPISDPTSPGMMVESLYSSVINAIDSKRMHDTTTLERENSKMAALKLSMEKYRTAAEESQTNLRSVKDDLYCHRDLLLKEQRDFGFALKTMTIEVRNMVDTIRKREEEEHQAELLSLQQDHENQLQALMEENQVNKNIVKDVQRAMLELEGLLEHKKKELTQLEVEREDWAEAQNGHTQTARVLKQKISDQAQEVQTLAASRDSLAASRDSLASQLETLHIEIERGQQKIRQELEGAQQSHLQELEERMRHQHQAQLDTLARENQDALEHLATENRAKLSEVTDLHTATLTERDCQLRDLEARVIELADLRCKLEVELALKESETEEVRLLYEEAKQGQQEANVGKATVEAETQSLSEQLAQVNRQLQARNEEYETDLAELRRMMEKDQCISELVDRHEEERNQLHRELNALQQQTLDTERSRVEQLQNLQRDLDLQTVALCEDKEKQRGSSEEQEQHLRTVICDLQVENDLLAKRIEQDTQTAQERLEKEKALKAAVPDDFKDLKQQKEEMEKRLSDKIRQLECDLQERQSSEREAGLSEVQTEGRGSDAGAPLSLDSALQEHLQQETASLHTQLELLERRKNEEMQNLKTSLIAEQQTNFNTVLTREKLKKEQIINDLTEKLRKVTQQQEKDKGLIETLSEDRAIVMQEKKQLEEDLNRLRSTALVSSAYYSPNLLALEPTGAGPGPGHCPGPGTEVEFGAGACYSVPFLDTDRPASVAATREDDKVDSAVEASMVTVHDNILMMSEEKQRILLLERTLHMKEEENKRLSQRLMSQSMSSVSSRHSEKIAIRDFQVGDLVLIILDERHDNYVLFTVGPTLYFLHSESLTALDLKPDPMFTSASGASRRPWVLGKVMEKEYCQAKKAQNRFKVPLGTKFYRVKAVSWNKKV